A region of Anolis sagrei isolate rAnoSag1 chromosome 2, rAnoSag1.mat, whole genome shotgun sequence DNA encodes the following proteins:
- the DRD1 gene encoding D(1A) dopamine receptor codes for MIWNDTTMDGKDLLVKKDSCVRILTGCFLSLLILSTLLGNTLVCAAVIRFRHLRSKVTNFFVISLAVSDLLVAVLVMPWKAVAEIAGFWPFGSFCNIWVAFDIMCSTASILNLCVISVDRYWAISSPFRYERKMTPRAAFIMISVAWTLSVLISFIPVQLNWHKAKTTSFLDLNATFQGVAMDNCDSSLNRMYAISSSLISFYIPVAIMIVTYTRIYRIAQKQIRRISALERAAVHAKNCQTPAGNGNVLDCQQPESSFKMSFKRETKVLKTLSVIMGVFVCCWLPFFILNCMVPFCEPTVPSRGTEPFCISSATFDVFVWFGWANSSLNPIIYAFNADFRKAFSTLLGCYKLCPASINAIETVSINNNGGIAFSSQLEPRGSSPKDCNMVYLIPHSVICPEEDALVNKEAEVGLPKTMEKISPALSGILDFEADLSLEKINPITQNGQHKT; via the coding sequence ATGATTTGGAACGACACCACTATGGACGGGAAAGATTTGCTTGTGAAAAAGGATTCTTGTGTCCGAATACTCACCGGCTGCTTCCTCTCCTTGCTGATTCTCTCTACCCTCCTAGGCAACACACTTGTCTGTGCCGCTGTCATCAGATTTCGCCACCTGAGGTCCAAAGTGACCAACTTCTTTGTGATCTCATTGGCAGTCTCAGACCTTTTAGTAGCTGTTTTGGTCATGCCCTGGAAAGCCGTTGCTGAGATAGCTGGATTCTGGCCTTTTGGGTCATTCTGTAACATCTGGGTAGCCTTTGACATCATGTGCTCCACTGCCTCCATCTTAAATCTGTGTGTCATTAGTGTGGACAGGTATTGGGCCATCTCTAGCCCTTTTAGGTACGAGAGGAAAATGACTCCCAGAGCAGCCTTCATCATGATCAGTGTGGCATGGACTTTGTCTGTGTTGATTTCTTTCATTCCAGTGCAACTGAACTGGCACAAGGCTAAAACCACAAGCTTTCTAGACCTCAATGCCACTTTTCAAGGTGTAGCCATGGACAACTGCGATTCCAGCCTAAACAGGATGTACGCCATCTCTTCCTCTCTCATTAGCTTTTATATCCCAGTGGCCATCATGATAGTCACCTACACAAGGATATACCGAATTGCTCAAAAACAGATAAGACGCATTTCAGCCTTGGAACGGGCAGCTGTGCATGCCAAGAACTGCCAAACCCCTGCTGGCAATGGAAATGTTCTGGATTGCCAGCAGCCAGAGAGTTCTTTCAAGATGTCCTTCAAGAGAGAAACAAAAGTCCTAAAGACTTTGTCAGTGATTATGGGGGTGTTTGTGTGCTGCTGGTTACCCTTTTTCATACTGAACTGCATGGTGCCCTTTTGTGAGCCCACTGTACCATCCAGGGGAACAGAACCATTTTGTATCAGTTCTGCCACTTTTgatgtttttgtttggtttggatGGGCTAATTCTTCACTCAATCCCATCATCTATGCCTTCAATGCCGATTTCCGCAAGGCATTCTCCACCCTCTTGGGATGCTACAAACTCTGCCCTGCTTCCATTAATGCTATAGAGACCGTTAGTATAAACAACAATGGGGGCATAGCCTTTTCCAGTCAGCTTGAGCCCAGAGGGTCCAGCCCCAAAGACTGCAATATGGTTTATCTTATTCCTCATTCTGTTATATGCCCTGAAGAAGATGCCCTCGTGAATAAAGAAGCAGAAGTGGGGTTGCCTAAAACAATGGAGAAAATATCTCCAGCCCTATCAgggattttggattttgaggCTGACCTGTCTTTGGAAAAGATCAACCCCATCACGCAAAATGGCCAACATAAAACCTGA